Within Candidatus Methylomirabilis tolerans, the genomic segment ACGGGCCATCCAGCGAGTGCTGCAGGACCCGCTGGCCCGTCGGCTACTGGAGCATGAGTTTACCGAAGGCGACACCGTGAAGGTCGATGCGGCTCGCGGTGAGTTAATCCTCAGTAAGGAGTAAAACCAGCTTTTAGCAAGATCAAGCATCCCAAATCTCCCCTTGCCCCTCTTTGGCAAAGAGGGGATTGATACCTCCCTTTGGAAAAGGGAGGTCAGGAGGAATTTTGCAATGGTTGTACTCATTATTATGCGACCGTTAATAACTGCTGATCGCTGAGTGCTGATGGCCTAGAGGGTGTAATCCATGGCCCCCGTTCCGTATATCGAACAGATTCGGCGGCTCTATCCGAACGAGCCGCCCTACCGGTGGACGGTGAACCTGACGAGCCCGTGGGCGCCGATGCTTAAGCCGGTTCGAGACTGTCGGATCGCCCTGATCAGCTCCGGGGGAATTTATCACCCACCGCAGGAGCCGTTCAATCCTGTCAAGAACGACCTCACCTTCAGGGAGATCCCGAAAACCGCCAATGTTGCCGACCTCCGAATCTCCCACTACTCCAAGAACGCGCGGGACGTCAAAGACCTCAACACGATCTTCCCCCTCGATCGGTTCAGGGAGCTTGAGGTCCAGGGACGCATCGGCGAGCTGGTCTCACCGGCCTTCACCTTCATGGGCCGGATCTTCACGCGGACCAGGCTCCAGAAAGAGATGGCGCCGCATCTCATCGGGCGGTTACGTGAACTCCAGATCGATGCGGCCTTCCTGGTCCCGGTCTGACAGTTGTGCCACCAGTCCGTGGGACTGTTCGCCCGCGCTATTGAGGAAGCCGGCATTCCCACCGTCATGCTCTCCGCGGCTCTCGATATCACTACCTCTGTCAAACCGCCCCGCGCCGCCTTCGTGAACTTTCCCCTCGGTCACCAGGCAGGCAAGTCGTGTGACCCGGAGGGGCAGACCCGGATCCTGCTCGACGCACTCCATATCCTGGAGACGGCGACCTCTCCCGGTACCCTCGTCCAGCTTCCCTGCAAGTGGGACGAGCGCGATCCCCTGGATTCCTGGGAAGCGGAGGAGCTGCTCCACCCTTCGCTGGTGTGACTTACCTCTACAGTCAATTCACCACTCAACTCGTTTTATTCCGGCAGGCTCGTTTCCACGCGATCCGGGAACCGTCCTGCGGCGGGGAAAATACGTGCGCTTCCGGCAGTACCGTAGCAACAGTCTGACCCATGAGAACTTTACTTTACTTACCTGAGGGAGTGTGCTACCACAATCATGTGATGCAGTCGATCTGAAGCATGCCGCTCTGCCCCGTAACGGCGGACGAGGAGCGGTCGCCTCGCCAGCGTGATCGCGAGATATATACCGATGAAGGAACCGTTCTCACCAGGGATTGAGGCGCTGGCCGCTGCCGGCTGCCGAAATCCGGAACAAGCCCTGCAGACCCTGCAACGTCTAGCTGGATCCTCACATCTGACCTCGTTCCAATCGATTCTCCCGCTGCTCCTGGATCGCCTGAGGAACCTCGCCGATCCGGACATGGCGCTCAATAATCTGGAGCGCTACGCCGAGGTGGTCATTGATCGGGGATTCCTGTTTTCGCATCTCCGAGACAGTCCCAAGTCGCTTGATCTTCTGCTGACGCTCTTTGGAAGCTCGCAGCATCTGTCCGACATCCTGATCCGTTTCCCGCAGGACCTTCACTGGCTGTTGCAGCCTGGCCTGCTTAGGCAGACCAGGTCCAAGGAGGAGTCGGTCGAAGATCTCAACGGGTTCCTCTCAAGGGTGAAGAGTCAGGGACGGGCATGGATGGCGCTACGTCGATTCAAGATGCGGGAGACCTTGCGAATCGGGCTTCAGGATCTTCTTGGCAACCTGGATCTGACCGCTGTGACGCAGCAACTATCCCTGATGGCCGATGTTGTGCTGCAGCGGGCCTATGAGATCTGCCTCGCTGACCTGGTACGGCGGCACGGCGAGCCGCGGTGCGTGGGACCCTCAGGCGACAACGTATGCGGATTTGCGATTATCGCAATGGGGAAACTCGGTGGCGGGGAGTTGAATTTCAGTTCGGACATCGATCTACTGTTCATCTACGAAGGAGAAGGTGAGACGGGTGGCCTCGCCAGCCCGTCGGGTATCATCATCGGGAAAGTAAGCAATCATGAGTTCTTCACGCGCCTTGGAGAGGGCCTGATTAAAGCGATCAGCGAGCTGACATCGGAGGGACGCGTCTTCAGAGTTGACATGCGGCTTCGACCGGAGGGACGGGCGGGTGCGCTGGTCTATTCGCTCAGGGGATATGAACTGTATTATGAATCATGGGGACAGACGTGGGAACGCATGGCGCTGATCAAGGCGAGGCCGGTAGCCGGTGATCCGGCGCTTGGGGAAGCATTCCTCAAGCTGGTGGAGCCGTTCGCTTATCGCAGGTCACTCGACTACGGCGCAATCGGGGAGATCCGGGCCATGAAGGATCGGATCAATGCGAAGGTCGGTCAGGATGAGGAGACCTTTCGTCACGTCAAGCTGGGCTACGGGGGGATCCGTGAGATCGAATTTATCGTGCAGACCTTTCAGCTCCTGTATGGGGCAAGCGATCCGTGGATCCGCGAGCCGAATACGCTCCGCGCATTGCAGCGGCTGGCTGACCGTGGGCACGTAACCAACGATGAACACGCGACATTGGCCAAGGCCTATACCTTTCTCCGTACAGTCGAGCATCGCCTCCAGATCCTCCATCACTTGCAGACCCATACCTTACCAACGGATCAGGACGAGCTCGTCCAGTTGGCTCGACGCCTCGGCTACTCTCCCAGTCGGACACCCGATCCGGCGCTGGCCTTCCAGCAGGATTATCAGCGACACATCCAGGCGGTCAGACAGGTATATGACCACCTGCTGAGGGAGCCGTCTCCAGGGGACGAGGCGATTCCGTCTCATCCGCTTGCTGACTTTCTGGATGGGCGGACGGACGACAGGGTGGTGCGTGAGGCGTTGGCGGCCGCCGGAGTCTTGGATCTTGATCGTGCTATTCGCGCGCTGTTTGTGATACGCGACGGTCCTCCCTTCAGACATCATACGGCCGGCACACAGCGAATCCTTTCCGCTCTGGCGCCTACCCTCATGGAAGGTCTAACGCAGGCGCCGGACCCGGACCTGGCGCTCCTGCACTTTGAGCGGTTGATCGAGGGGATCGGCTCTAGTACCGGCTTGTACGACGTCTTCAAGCAGGCGCCGCTCGTCCTGGTCCACCTGATGCGACTCTTTGGTGCAAGTGAGTTCCTCTCGCAGACCCTGATCAGGCACCCCGCGCTCTTGGACCTGCTGCTTGTACCTGATCAGCCTGATCGTGGACGACCCAATCAGCTCATTGAGGAATGCTCACGTGTGGTGGCGGCTGTTCCGCCGGGCAGCCCACGGTTAGATGCGTTGCGGCGGTTTAAACAGACTGAAGAGTTCCGAATTGGTATCCTGGACCTGCTCGGAAAGGCCGATCTTGACGAAGTGAGTCTGGCCTTAACGCGTCTCTCGGAGGTCTGTGTCCGGATAGCCTGCAGACTCGCACGTGAGGATCTGAGGCCGCAGTATGGGCTGCCGTCCTCAGAAGGGTTCGTCGTCTTGGGTCTCGGCAAATGTGGCGCTGAGGAGATGGGGTACGGGTCCGACCTTGATCTCGCCTTCGCTTACGCGCAAGAAGGAACGACGACGGGCGGCTCCCAGAGTATAAGTCATGCCGAGTATTTCGGACGTCTGGCCGACAAGATTTGCAAGAACCTCACGACCATCACCAGAGAGGGAACAGCCTATCGGGTCGACATCCGGCTGCGTCCAGGTGGATCGGCAGGTAGGATTGCACAGTCCTTTGTGGCATTCGAGACTCATTTTACCCGTACAGCAGAACTGTGGGAACGCCAGGCGTATCTGAAGGTGCGTCCGATTGCGGGAGATCTCAATATCGCGGAGTCGTTCATGACTTCATTATTCGAGCTTCTCTATCGACCCACCTCAGCCGAGAGCTTGGCCAGGACCATTACGGCGATGCGGCATCGGATGGAGGTGGAACTGACCAAAGAGAAGACCGGTGAGCGCCATGTAAAGTTAGGGAGCGGTGGAATCGTCGATATCGAGTTCATCGCCCAGTTCCTCCAGCTTGCATACGGATCTTCGTGCCCCGATCTGCGGGTGGGCAATACGCTGAAGGTCCTGGAGGCAGCGCAGGGTGCGGGCCTGTTGGCCGACCAGGATGTCGCGTATCTGTGCGATTCCTACAGGTTCCTTCGTACTGTGCAGAATCGTCTTCGAGTCGTGGGCGATCTTGAGATCTCCGCATTGCCGAAAGATCCAAGCCAACTCGATCGCCTGGCACGGCGGCTTGAGTATGAAGCAGGTGATGACTTGTGCCCAGGGGAACGATTCCTGGCTGACTACGAGCGCCACACGAAGCGGGTACGAGGGATTTATGAAGCGACGTTCGGTCATTATCATCACGGTGAATCCGGGAGCTGACGCGAGGGCCGATGATGCGCATCATCCTGTATACCGGCAAGGGAGGGGTAGGTAAGACGACGGTCTCAGCCGCCACGGCGTTAATGGCGGCCGAGCGAGGCTACCGGACCCTGGTCATCAGTACTGACCCGGCCCACAGCCTGGCCGATGCCTTCGATCAGCCTCTCGGGTCCGAGCCGACGCAGGTCACTGACCATCTCTGGGGACAGGAAATCAATGTCCTGGAGGAGATCCGGACCCACTGGGGTGAGGTCAAGGACTATCTTACGGTCCTCTTCGCCACGCGCGGCGTGGACGAGGTGATCGCCGAGGAGATGGCGGTCTTTCCCGGATTGGAGGAGCTGTGTAGTCTCCTGCAGATCCGACTGCAGGGCGAGGAAGGACGCTTCGATTGTCTCATCGTCGATTGCGCGCCAACCGGGGAGACGATGCGCCTGCTGAGCTTTCCGGATGTGGCCCGCTGGTACATGGAGAAGCTCTTTCCGTGGGAGCGTCGGATCGTGACCGCGATGGGCCCCATTGTCCAGCCCTTCGTGCCTGTTCCCCTACCCAAGGATAATGTCTATGCGGCCATCGAGACGCTCTTTAACCGTATTGACGGGATGAAAGAGGTGCTGTGCGACCCGAAGCGCTCCAGCATCAGGCTGGTTCTAAACCCGGAGAAGATGGTCATCAAAGAGGCGCAGCGGGCTCTCACCTATCTCAACCTCTATGGCTATGTGACCGATGCCGTCATCTGCAACCGGGTGTTTCCGCGCCAGCTCCAGCAGGGCTATTTCGCCGAGTGGAGCCACATCCAGGAACGGTATCGGGAGATGATCCAACAAGGCTTTTCGCCGATTCCGATCTGGGAGATCCCGCTTTTCGACCGAGAGGTCGTCGGCCTCCCGATGCTTGAGCGCATGGGCCGAAGCCTCTTTGCCGACCAGGATCCACTTCACGTCTGGATGTCTGGTCCGATCCAGACGGTTCGCAAGAAAGGGGGCCACTACTATCTTCGGCTAAGGCTCCCATTTCTTCAGAAGGAAGAGTTGTCGCTCTTGAAGCGAGGCGACGAGCTGGTGGTGTCGATCGGGAACTTCCGGCGAGACCTTGTGCTTCCCAGAGCGCTGGCCGACCTCACGGTGAAAAGGGCAAGACTTGAGGAAGGCTATCTTGTGGTACGCTTTGGTCAGGACGGAAGCTCTCAGGAGGAGAAGGATGGCTAAGCAGGAGAAGCAGATGTGCCCGCATCGCTGCCCGTTGTGCGCCCTCTATGAGGCGCAAGAGGGGTTTCAGCAGGGAGTCAGGGAGTGCCTGCCTCCAGAAGTAAGTGGACATGTCAATCAGGCGGGGCGTGAACTGCTCCTCGCCGTCCGGGCGTTGCTTGACAGAGGGCTTGGGGCGGTGGCTTCTGAGCCAAAGCCAGGCTCACGCCGGAAGGCCCAGAAGGTGAAAGTCGAATAGATGCAGACATCTCGAACAGACCGCCGGTAGAGGGGGGGGACAATGAAGGTACTTGTGACTGGTGCAAGCGGCTACATCGGCTTTAACGTAGCCTCGGCTTTTCGCCGTGCCGGGTATGAGGTGTGGGGGCTGGTCCGGAGTGAGAAAAAGGCCCATACCATTGCCATGCACGAGATCCGCCCGGTCATCGGGAGCATGCAACATCCGGAAAGCTATCAGCCGATTGCGGAGCAATGTTCTGTGCTGATCCACGCGGCCGTTGATTACCAGGCCGATACCTTTTCACTGGACAGGCACACCATGGAGGTATTGCTGGCGGCCGGTAAAGGCGGTTCGCAGCCGCAGACCGTTGTCTACACAAGCGGGACGTGGGTGTATGGCGATACCCATGGCAAGCCGGTGGATGAGGATGCGTCCGTGAGACCTGCGTCACTGGTCGCCAGCCGTCCTGGCATTGAGCAGATGGTGCTGGGCGCATCAGGAATTCGGAGCGTCGTTATCCGGCCCGGCTGCGTCTATGGCCGGCAAGGCGGATTAACCGGGATGTGGTTCGACGGCCCTGACAAAGGAAGACTGCTCCAGGTAACTGGCGATGGTAACAATCGCTGGGCCATGGTACATGTCGATGACCTGGCTGAAGGATATCTGCGCGCGGCTGAGGGCGGACTCACAAGCGAGATATTCAACTTTACCGATGGCTCCGATTCTACCGTGCGTGAAATGATCAGCGCCGTGGCGCGGGTCACCGGATATACCGGGCAGATTCGATTTGTCCCGACGGCTGAAGCGTCTCACATCCTGGACGGGTTTGCCGAGTGTCTGACCTTGGACCAGCTTGTGAATTCCGGGAAAGCGGGCCGCCTGTTAGGATGGCAACCGAAGCATCACGGCTTTATTGACGAGGTCGAGACTTATTTTCAGTCGTGGAAAGCCGCTCAGTACGCGTGATATCGTCTTGCTCTCTGCGCTGTCTGTTATTCGACACAGCGCGAATCACCGTTGAGGAGGATAACAGGTCAATGATTCCGGTTGCTTGACGACTTGGGGGGTATTTCTGCTCTTTCAACTGCACACGACAATTACGGCACATCTTTCTTAGGGATACAGGAGGAAAAATTGACTGGGCGAATAATAGGCGCAGTGGCTGCTCTCGTATTTGTGGGAATCGTGCTTGTCACGTGGCTCGAAAACGAAAAGAGAAGGTTCGAAACGGCGATGCTGGATGCTGTCTATAAGGTAGAGCAGGGGATACGCCAAGGACATGTTGCCGATGTCGACTTGCTGAAAGAGACTGAGAAGGCGTTCCAGGATGCCGCTCAGGCTCAGAAGCGAGGCGAGAGTTTT encodes:
- a CDS encoding NAD-dependent epimerase/dehydratase family protein; amino-acid sequence: MKVLVTGASGYIGFNVASAFRRAGYEVWGLVRSEKKAHTIAMHEIRPVIGSMQHPESYQPIAEQCSVLIHAAVDYQADTFSLDRHTMEVLLAAGKGGSQPQTVVYTSGTWVYGDTHGKPVDEDASVRPASLVASRPGIEQMVLGASGIRSVVIRPGCVYGRQGGLTGMWFDGPDKGRLLQVTGDGNNRWAMVHVDDLAEGYLRAAEGGLTSEIFNFTDGSDSTVREMISAVARVTGYTGQIRFVPTAEASHILDGFAECLTLDQLVNSGKAGRLLGWQPKHHGFIDEVETYFQSWKAAQYA
- the glnE gene encoding bifunctional [glutamate--ammonia ligase]-adenylyl-L-tyrosine phosphorylase/[glutamate--ammonia-ligase] adenylyltransferase; translated protein: MKEPFSPGIEALAAAGCRNPEQALQTLQRLAGSSHLTSFQSILPLLLDRLRNLADPDMALNNLERYAEVVIDRGFLFSHLRDSPKSLDLLLTLFGSSQHLSDILIRFPQDLHWLLQPGLLRQTRSKEESVEDLNGFLSRVKSQGRAWMALRRFKMRETLRIGLQDLLGNLDLTAVTQQLSLMADVVLQRAYEICLADLVRRHGEPRCVGPSGDNVCGFAIIAMGKLGGGELNFSSDIDLLFIYEGEGETGGLASPSGIIIGKVSNHEFFTRLGEGLIKAISELTSEGRVFRVDMRLRPEGRAGALVYSLRGYELYYESWGQTWERMALIKARPVAGDPALGEAFLKLVEPFAYRRSLDYGAIGEIRAMKDRINAKVGQDEETFRHVKLGYGGIREIEFIVQTFQLLYGASDPWIREPNTLRALQRLADRGHVTNDEHATLAKAYTFLRTVEHRLQILHHLQTHTLPTDQDELVQLARRLGYSPSRTPDPALAFQQDYQRHIQAVRQVYDHLLREPSPGDEAIPSHPLADFLDGRTDDRVVREALAAAGVLDLDRAIRALFVIRDGPPFRHHTAGTQRILSALAPTLMEGLTQAPDPDLALLHFERLIEGIGSSTGLYDVFKQAPLVLVHLMRLFGASEFLSQTLIRHPALLDLLLVPDQPDRGRPNQLIEECSRVVAAVPPGSPRLDALRRFKQTEEFRIGILDLLGKADLDEVSLALTRLSEVCVRIACRLAREDLRPQYGLPSSEGFVVLGLGKCGAEEMGYGSDLDLAFAYAQEGTTTGGSQSISHAEYFGRLADKICKNLTTITREGTAYRVDIRLRPGGSAGRIAQSFVAFETHFTRTAELWERQAYLKVRPIAGDLNIAESFMTSLFELLYRPTSAESLARTITAMRHRMEVELTKEKTGERHVKLGSGGIVDIEFIAQFLQLAYGSSCPDLRVGNTLKVLEAAQGAGLLADQDVAYLCDSYRFLRTVQNRLRVVGDLEISALPKDPSQLDRLARRLEYEAGDDLCPGERFLADYERHTKRVRGIYEATFGHYHHGESGS
- a CDS encoding ArsA family ATPase — protein: MRIILYTGKGGVGKTTVSAATALMAAERGYRTLVISTDPAHSLADAFDQPLGSEPTQVTDHLWGQEINVLEEIRTHWGEVKDYLTVLFATRGVDEVIAEEMAVFPGLEELCSLLQIRLQGEEGRFDCLIVDCAPTGETMRLLSFPDVARWYMEKLFPWERRIVTAMGPIVQPFVPVPLPKDNVYAAIETLFNRIDGMKEVLCDPKRSSIRLVLNPEKMVIKEAQRALTYLNLYGYVTDAVICNRVFPRQLQQGYFAEWSHIQERYREMIQQGFSPIPIWEIPLFDREVVGLPMLERMGRSLFADQDPLHVWMSGPIQTVRKKGGHYYLRLRLPFLQKEELSLLKRGDELVVSIGNFRRDLVLPRALADLTVKRARLEEGYLVVRFGQDGSSQEEKDG